One Chaetodon auriga isolate fChaAug3 chromosome 14, fChaAug3.hap1, whole genome shotgun sequence genomic window carries:
- the slc2a1c gene encoding solute carrier family 2, facilitated glucose transporter member 1, with protein MASQESHLTATLLTSILAAVLGSLQIGYHTGNVNAPARIIEEFFNHTWRARHNQSMPDHSLTLLWSLSVSIKDFGALLGSLGVKYLADSYGRRNSILIVNCLSVVGACLMSASKASKSFEVLILGRLVFGLFCGLVMSLNPLYIQEVSPTNLRGAFATLNQVSFALGILVGMVAGLETVLGTEHDWAMMLSLSLIPAVTQYLVLPFCPESPRYLLINQGEESKAEAALLRLRGSADKVLAELEEMKEEAAHTQTGVTIHEFFKKRRYKQPIIIVLIINLGSQLSGFNAIINYSTRMFQAKFDQAKYLTLGVGAVNVTFTLVAFFLMERAGRRRLLLTGFISIAVCNLLMTIVDSVLHLVPELRSLQVLLVFCLISAYELGPGPISWFIAAELFDQPSRPIAMAFTSMLNWGGKFVLALLFPPLLKVCGAYVYLLFMAVALVAFAFTWIRLPETKGRTFDDIAEEFRGAEGIPLHNKTRFHTFT; from the exons ATGGCGTCTCAGGAg AGCCATCTGACTGCCACGCTCCTGACCTCCATCCTGGCAGCGGTGCTCGGCTCCCTGCAGATCGGGTACCACACCGGTAACGTCAACGCTCCAGCCAGG ATCATCGAGGAGTTTTTCAACCACACCTGGAGAGCCAGGCACAACCAGTCGATGCCAGATCACAGCCTGACTCTCCTGTGGTCGCTCTCTGTCAGCATTAAGGACTTTGGAGCCTTGCTGGGCTCGCTGGGAGTCAAATACCTGGCAGATTCTTACGGAAG ACGTAACTCCATCCTCATAGTGAACTGCCTCTCTGTGGTGGGAGCGTGTCTGATGTCCGCCTCCAAAGCCAGCAAGTCATTCGAGGTCCTCATCCTGGGCCGGTTGGTGTTCGGCCTCTTCTGCGGCCTGGTGATGAGTCTTAATCCGCTATACATCCAGGAAGTGTCCCCCACAAACCTGAGAGGGGCCTTTGCAACCCTCAACCAGGTGTCCTTCGCCTTGGGCATCCTGGTGGGAATG GTGGCTGGTCTGGAGACAGTGCTGGGTACAGAGCATGACTGGGCCATGATGCTGTCCCTGTCTCTTATCCCAGCCGTCACGCAGTACCTGGTCCTGCCTTTCTGTCCTGAGAGCCCTCGCTACCTGCTCATCAaccagggagaggagagcaaggCAGAAGCTG CCCTgctgaggctgagaggcagTGCAGACAAGGTGCTCGCTGAGCTggaagagatgaaggaagaggCCGCCCACACTCAGACCGGAGTCACCATCCATGAGTTCTTCAAGAAGCGCCGCTACAAGCAGCCAATCATCATCGTCCTCATCATCAACCTGGGCAGCCAGCTGTCCGGATTCAATGCG ATCATCAATTATTCCACCCGAATGTTCCAGGCCAAGTTTGACCAGGCCAAATACCTGACTCTGGGCGTGGGGGCTGTCAATGTGACCTTCACTTTGGTGGCA TTCTTCCTGATGGAAAGGgcaggaaggaggaggctgCTCCTGACTGGTTTCATCTCCATAGCAGTGTGCAACTTACTCATGACCATAGTGGATTCTGTCCTG CACCTGGTCCCAGAGTTGAGGAGCCTGCAGGTCCTGCTGGTTTTCTGTCTGATTTCGGCCTACGAGCTGGGCCCTGGCCCCATCTCCTGGTTCATCGCCGCTGAGCTGTTCGACCAGCCTAGCAGACCCATTGCTATGGCCTTCACCAGCATGCTGAACTGGGGAGGGAAGTTTGTTCTGGCACTCCTCTTTCCCCCATTACTG AAAGTCTGCGGTGCCTACGTCTACCTCCTCTTCATGGCTGTGGCTCTTGTCGCCTTTGCCTTCACCTGGATTCGCCTCCCGGAGACGAAGGGTCGCACTTTTGATGACATCGCAGAGGAGTTCAGAGGGGCAGAGGGCATTCCTTTGCACAATAAGACCCGATTCCACACTTTCACCTGA